From the Thermococcus sp. M39 genome, one window contains:
- a CDS encoding DUF2202 domain-containing protein yields MRNKILSLGLLGLMFGIIFGSVAAMPWWTDAWDRGGSTTWDRPYVAIYENDTLTQEEIDGLLWMREEEKLARDVYLTLYEMYGLQIFQNIANSEQMHMDAVLTLLEKYGIEDPAVDEVGVFTNPELQALYDQLIAMGSQSVEDALKVGALIEETDIKDLEEWITKTDNADIIQVYENLMAGSENHLRAFTSVLQNYGVTYEPQVISEDEYNEIISSPMNTGMGGVSGFRGRGMGGFGRGRW; encoded by the coding sequence ATGAGGAATAAGATATTAAGTTTAGGGTTGTTGGGTCTCATGTTTGGTATTATATTCGGTAGTGTAGCAGCAATGCCATGGTGGACAGATGCATGGGACAGAGGAGGTAGCACAACATGGGATAGGCCATACGTTGCAATCTATGAAAACGACACACTCACACAGGAAGAGATTGATGGATTGCTCTGGATGAGGGAAGAAGAAAAGCTTGCGAGGGATGTCTATTTAACACTCTATGAAATGTACGGTTTGCAGATATTCCAGAACATAGCAAACAGTGAGCAGATGCACATGGATGCAGTGTTAACCTTACTCGAAAAGTACGGCATTGAGGATCCAGCAGTTGATGAAGTTGGAGTATTCACAAACCCAGAGCTTCAGGCTTTATATGACCAGCTTATAGCAATGGGAAGCCAAAGCGTTGAAGATGCACTCAAGGTTGGGGCGCTCATTGAGGAGACGGACATCAAGGACCTGGAGGAGTGGATTACAAAGACTGACAATGCTGACATAATTCAGGTATACGAAAACCTCATGGCAGGTTCAGAGAACCACTTAAGGGCATTCACAAGCGTGCTTCAAAACTACGGTGTAACATATGAACCTCAAGTGATTAGTGAGGATGAGTACAACGAGATAATCTCAAGTCCTATGAACACTGGAATGGGTGGAGTTAGTGGATTCAGAGGTAGAGGTATGGGAGGATTTGGTAGAGGGAGATGGTGA
- a CDS encoding SLC13 family permease — MKRLLRKIIEEWIFSISLAGLVGTSLYLKRFPHYSYSDFKVIFTLFVFLVIVKGLEKNKVLKFLAWKFEKGRLISVKLVLLTAVLSMFMTNDVALITIVPLTLALNVGDVELLVILETIVANGASALTPFGNPQNIFLYYHYNVSPAAFIMTILPFAVFFTILALLLAFKIKDSSPIQSAKPLPNKEGYIYGIFFVLFVLAVLHVIPLWIGVVPIIYAFFTNREILNIDYFLLGTFIAFFGFTDNLMHVLTFSLDSPRNVFFTTAFLSQIMSNVPATLLLADFTPNWRALLWGASVGGFGTLIGSLANLISYRIYQTHKGQPKRYLIRFHIYSFTAFLLGILLYLIVCTC, encoded by the coding sequence ATGAAGAGACTGCTGAGGAAGATAATTGAAGAGTGGATATTTTCTATTTCCTTAGCTGGCTTAGTTGGGACTTCTCTCTACTTAAAACGATTCCCGCATTATTCCTATAGCGATTTTAAAGTCATATTCACACTTTTCGTATTTCTCGTAATTGTGAAAGGTCTCGAGAAGAATAAAGTTCTGAAGTTCCTAGCATGGAAATTTGAAAAAGGTAGGCTTATCTCAGTGAAGTTAGTTCTACTGACTGCTGTATTATCTATGTTCATGACCAATGACGTCGCTCTAATAACTATTGTTCCTCTAACTTTAGCATTGAATGTTGGAGATGTTGAACTTTTAGTGATATTGGAAACCATAGTAGCCAATGGAGCCTCAGCTTTAACTCCTTTCGGAAATCCTCAAAACATATTCCTCTACTATCACTACAACGTTTCGCCAGCTGCTTTTATCATGACAATTCTCCCCTTTGCAGTATTTTTCACTATACTCGCTCTCTTACTTGCCTTCAAAATTAAAGATTCCTCCCCCATTCAGTCTGCTAAGCCGCTTCCAAACAAAGAAGGATATATTTATGGTATATTCTTTGTCCTTTTTGTCCTTGCTGTCCTTCATGTAATTCCCCTTTGGATTGGAGTAGTGCCCATTATTTATGCATTCTTTACAAATAGAGAAATTTTAAACATTGATTATTTTCTGCTTGGAACTTTCATAGCATTTTTCGGATTCACAGATAATCTTATGCACGTTTTAACATTTTCATTGGATTCCCCAAGGAATGTGTTCTTCACGACTGCGTTTTTAAGCCAAATAATGAGCAATGTTCCGGCAACTTTACTTCTTGCTGACTTCACACCAAATTGGAGAGCACTGTTGTGGGGAGCAAGTGTTGGGGGCTTTGGGACTCTCATTGGATCTTTGGCTAACTTGATATCCTACCGTATATATCAAACCCACAAAGGACAGCCCAAAAGATACCTCATAAGGTTCCACATTTATAGCTTCACGGCATTCCTTTTAGGAATCCTTCTGTATCTAATAGTGTGTACGTGCTGA
- a CDS encoding MFS transporter, which translates to MPFLLKYKLVIVLMNTGFLGGILTIYFLIKGFSYSQIGIYTAISTIGFFLFEVPTGVVADKISRKTSVLIGWILSFLGSLLLLYLKNFVMLILYGVITSIGITFISGVLQA; encoded by the coding sequence ATGCCATTCCTACTTAAATACAAACTTGTTATAGTCCTGATGAATACTGGTTTTCTCGGTGGCATCCTAACAATATACTTCCTCATAAAGGGCTTCAGTTACAGCCAGATTGGTATTTACACAGCAATCTCGACCATAGGATTTTTTCTTTTTGAAGTTCCAACGGGAGTTGTTGCAGATAAAATTTCCAGAAAGACGAGCGTTCTCATCGGCTGGATACTTTCCTTTTTAGGTTCTCTGCTGCTCCTTTATCTAAAGAACTTTGTGATGTTGATTTTGTATGGTGTTATAACAAGCATAGGGATAACTTTCATAAGCGGGGTACTGCAGGCATGA
- a CDS encoding DUF2202 domain-containing protein: MKKIGILALIGLILVGFVAGCVSKTSTTQTATQTQTTTSPTTQGQYGPPEGKGSDFINVGGEGNTSIDTQALKQYIDSVPAEPLTEEEKQGLLWMREEEKLARDVYLTLYEKWKLPIFQNIAKSEQTHMDSVKLLLEKYNLSDPVADEAVGKFSNPELQKLYNELVEKGSKSEIDALEVGAMIEELDIVDLQKWISKTNKQDIITVYENLMKGSRNHLRSFVSQLEKYGVTYEPQYLSKEEYEQIINSPLETGSSG, translated from the coding sequence ATGAAAAAGATAGGAATACTGGCACTGATTGGTCTAATTTTGGTCGGATTTGTAGCAGGCTGTGTCAGTAAGACATCTACTACCCAAACTGCTACACAAACTCAAACAACAACTTCACCTACAACACAGGGGCAATATGGTCCGCCAGAAGGAAAAGGTTCAGATTTTATAAATGTAGGCGGTGAGGGCAACACTTCGATTGATACCCAAGCATTAAAACAGTACATCGATTCAGTTCCAGCGGAACCTCTGACAGAGGAAGAGAAGCAAGGTCTGCTTTGGATGCGTGAAGAAGAAAAATTGGCGAGAGATGTTTATCTAACGCTTTATGAGAAGTGGAAGCTTCCAATATTCCAAAACATTGCAAAAAGTGAACAAACACACATGGACTCAGTAAAATTACTCCTGGAAAAATACAATCTCTCAGACCCAGTTGCAGATGAAGCTGTTGGAAAGTTTAGCAATCCAGAACTTCAGAAGCTGTACAACGAGCTTGTTGAAAAAGGTAGCAAGTCGGAAATAGATGCCCTTGAAGTGGGTGCAATGATTGAGGAGCTTGACATCGTCGATTTGCAGAAGTGGATAAGCAAAACGAATAAGCAGGACATAATAACAGTCTATGAGAATCTTATGAAAGGCTCAAGAAATCACTTAAGATCATTCGTCAGCCAGCTCGAAAAGTACGGCGTGACCTATGAACCCCAATACCTCAGCAAAGAGGAATATGAGCAGATAATAAACAGTCCACTTGAAACCGGATCAAGCGGCTGA
- a CDS encoding cell wall-binding repeat-containing protein, with protein sequence MMWKKALSIIFGLMMLAVPVTFKPVSAADGTIVILVSNNEADCALANYIANLTVNVVVIKTPWGVYDPNVTAEIISYAPDEVIIIGGPVAVPEEYAEDLQNLGITVERWWGENRYETDLAFIKNATVKFQLQLQNRVILVAGTDLAGIEKALQLAIQERAMIILVNQTTNITRIMEKLRIRTGNFTTVETPYVNQTMLRIHEQLRKQFKECNCTKVQVNMTAERALEAIQIAEEKINTAKELAENATNPAIENLLAIAEKQLEDAKDAYNTGKYGLAYGLAIAAKSKAEVVIRLAGEDIRKMIAKNTKMRLEREIVRIEAQIRVMERLGVNVTVALQLMEQIKAAIRNGDYDTAQELMVKLREQLRTCYMGGKDIIKEKSHMPVGGRRKP encoded by the coding sequence ATGATGTGGAAAAAGGCATTGTCAATAATATTTGGTTTAATGATGCTAGCAGTCCCAGTAACATTCAAACCTGTTAGTGCTGCAGATGGCACAATAGTAATTCTAGTGAGCAACAACGAGGCAGACTGTGCATTAGCAAATTACATTGCAAACTTGACAGTTAATGTGGTAGTCATTAAGACACCGTGGGGAGTCTATGATCCAAATGTGACTGCAGAGATTATCAGTTATGCCCCTGATGAAGTCATTATCATTGGTGGCCCAGTTGCAGTTCCGGAGGAATATGCTGAAGACCTGCAGAACTTAGGCATTACTGTTGAAAGATGGTGGGGCGAGAACAGATACGAAACGGACTTGGCGTTTATCAAGAACGCTACGGTAAAGTTCCAGCTTCAGTTACAAAACAGAGTTATCCTTGTGGCAGGTACGGACTTAGCAGGAATTGAAAAAGCATTACAGCTTGCAATTCAAGAGAGGGCAATGATAATCCTAGTAAATCAGACTACAAACATTACAAGGATTATGGAGAAGCTAAGGATTAGAACTGGAAACTTTACGACGGTAGAAACTCCGTACGTGAACCAAACAATGCTCAGGATACATGAGCAGCTTAGAAAACAGTTCAAAGAGTGCAACTGTACAAAGGTTCAAGTTAACATGACTGCTGAAAGAGCACTTGAGGCAATACAGATAGCTGAAGAGAAAATAAATACTGCAAAGGAACTAGCTGAGAATGCAACAAACCCGGCTATTGAAAACCTCCTTGCAATTGCAGAGAAGCAGCTTGAAGATGCAAAAGATGCATATAACACTGGAAAATACGGCTTGGCTTATGGCCTTGCAATAGCTGCAAAGTCAAAGGCCGAAGTAGTCATTAGGCTTGCTGGAGAGGATATTAGAAAGATGATAGCAAAGAACACAAAAATGAGACTAGAAAGAGAAATCGTGAGAATTGAGGCACAGATTAGGGTCATGGAGAGGCTAGGTGTTAACGTGACAGTAGCATTACAGTTAATGGAGCAGATAAAAGCGGCAATAAGAAACGGAGATTACGATACTGCTCAAGAACTTATGGTCAAATTAAGGGAGCAGCTCAGGACATGCTACATGGGTGGTAAGGACATAATCAAAGAGAAATCTCACATGCCTGTTGGGGGCAGAAGAAAACCCTGA
- a CDS encoding DUF4405 domain-containing protein gives MKASALVRGVVDLILTVVFVLVAVSGIALYLAPSEKVAELIGWTFLGVTRATWEAVHTYLGFVMIGLVAIHLVLGF, from the coding sequence ATGAAAGCATCAGCATTAGTAAGAGGAGTTGTTGATTTAATCCTAACTGTAGTGTTTGTACTAGTTGCAGTCTCCGGAATAGCCCTGTATTTAGCACCATCAGAAAAAGTTGCAGAATTGATTGGATGGACTTTCTTAGGAGTAACAAGAGCCACATGGGAAGCAGTTCACACGTACTTAGGATTCGTCATGATAGGTCTAGTAGCAATTCACTTAGTACTTGGATTTTAA
- the for gene encoding tungsten-containing formaldehyde ferredoxin oxidoreductase: protein MKGWWGRILRVDLTNNKVKVQEYSPEVAQLFIGGRGLAAKILWDEVKGVDPLSPENKLVIAAGPFNGLSTPSGGKLVVAAKSPLTGGYGDGNLGTMATVHLRKAGYDAIVIEGKAKKPVYLYIEDDNVSILSAEGLWGLDTFETEKKLREIHGKNVGILSIGPGGENLVKYAVIMSQEGRAGGRPGIGAVMGSKKLKAIVIKGTKDIPVADKDELRKLSKEAYEEIQSKPTYEFWHRQGTMAAIEWTNENSALPTYNFQDGSFKFARSIDGYTLEGMKVKQRGCPYCNMPCGNVVLDAEGLESELDYENVALLGSNLGIGQLNKVATLNRLADMYGLDTISLGGSIAFIMEAVERGLLKEGPTFGDYKGAKELVKEIAFRSSELGNFAAEGVMRMAQKVEGGENFAMHVKGLEVSGYNSYIYPAMALAFATSSIGAHHKEAWVIAWEIGTAPIEGEQAKKVEYKITYGPEKAAKVIELQRYRGGLFEMLSACRLPWIELGLNIDYYPKLLKAITGVTYTWDDLFAAADRLYALIRAYWVREFNGNWSRKMDYPPKRWFIEGLKSGPYKGKHLEEDKYDKLLSEYYKMRGWDERGIPTKETLQKLKLDFVIPELEKVTKLQ, encoded by the coding sequence ATGAAAGGTTGGTGGGGCAGAATTTTAAGAGTTGATTTAACTAACAACAAAGTTAAAGTGCAGGAGTATTCTCCAGAGGTCGCTCAGCTTTTCATCGGTGGTAGGGGGTTAGCTGCAAAGATTCTCTGGGATGAAGTTAAGGGTGTTGATCCTCTAAGCCCAGAGAACAAGCTCGTTATAGCTGCTGGACCTTTTAATGGCCTCTCGACTCCAAGTGGCGGAAAGCTGGTAGTTGCCGCAAAGAGCCCGCTCACCGGTGGTTATGGTGACGGTAACTTAGGGACAATGGCAACTGTTCACTTGAGAAAAGCTGGTTATGATGCCATCGTTATCGAGGGCAAAGCTAAGAAGCCCGTATATTTGTACATTGAAGATGATAACGTGAGCATCCTCAGTGCTGAGGGACTTTGGGGACTTGACACATTTGAGACTGAAAAGAAATTGAGAGAAATACACGGCAAAAACGTTGGTATATTAAGCATTGGACCCGGTGGAGAGAACTTAGTTAAGTACGCTGTCATCATGTCTCAAGAAGGCAGAGCTGGTGGAAGACCAGGTATCGGTGCTGTAATGGGTTCAAAGAAGCTCAAGGCAATCGTAATCAAGGGTACAAAAGATATACCCGTTGCTGACAAGGATGAGCTTAGAAAGCTTAGCAAAGAGGCTTATGAAGAAATCCAAAGCAAGCCAACCTATGAGTTCTGGCACAGGCAGGGAACTATGGCTGCAATTGAGTGGACAAATGAAAATTCTGCACTGCCAACATACAACTTCCAAGACGGTTCATTCAAGTTCGCAAGGTCAATTGATGGATACACCTTAGAAGGAATGAAAGTCAAACAGAGAGGCTGTCCATATTGTAATATGCCATGTGGAAATGTTGTTCTCGATGCTGAAGGCCTTGAGAGCGAGCTTGATTATGAGAACGTCGCTTTGCTAGGTTCAAACCTCGGAATTGGACAGCTCAACAAGGTTGCTACTTTGAACAGACTCGCTGATATGTACGGTCTTGACACCATTTCCCTTGGCGGTTCAATAGCATTCATCATGGAAGCGGTTGAGAGAGGACTTCTCAAAGAAGGTCCAACATTCGGAGACTACAAAGGAGCAAAAGAGCTCGTCAAAGAGATTGCATTCAGGAGCAGCGAGCTTGGAAACTTTGCCGCTGAAGGTGTAATGAGAATGGCTCAAAAAGTGGAAGGCGGAGAGAACTTTGCAATGCACGTTAAAGGATTAGAAGTCAGCGGATACAACAGCTATATCTACCCAGCAATGGCATTAGCTTTCGCGACCTCATCAATAGGTGCCCACCACAAGGAGGCATGGGTCATTGCTTGGGAAATTGGTACAGCACCAATTGAAGGAGAGCAAGCAAAGAAAGTTGAATACAAGATTACCTATGGCCCAGAGAAGGCCGCAAAGGTCATTGAACTGCAGAGATACAGAGGTGGACTCTTTGAGATGCTCTCTGCATGTAGATTGCCATGGATTGAGCTTGGATTGAACATTGATTACTATCCAAAGCTCCTCAAGGCAATAACTGGAGTTACATACACATGGGATGACCTCTTTGCAGCAGCTGACAGGCTCTATGCATTGATTAGAGCTTACTGGGTTAGAGAATTCAACGGCAACTGGAGCAGAAAGATGGACTACCCACCAAAGAGATGGTTCATCGAAGGACTCAAGAGCGGACCATACAAGGGCAAGCACCTTGAAGAGGACAAGTACGACAAGCTGCTCAGTGAATACTACAAGATGCGCGGCTGGGACGAGAGAGGAATCCCAACTAAGGAAACACTTCAGAAGCTCAAGCTTGATTTCGTCATCCCAGAGCTTGAGAAAGTCACAAAGCTTCAGTGA
- a CDS encoding MoaD/ThiS family protein → MIRIKLMGALAHLAESNEVYVEIDKPKTVDEILREVIKDYDKLHDKIIMVNGKVARGDAIVNDGDEIKVMPVLSGG, encoded by the coding sequence ATGATAAGAATTAAGCTCATGGGGGCTTTGGCCCATTTAGCTGAATCCAACGAAGTTTACGTTGAGATTGATAAACCGAAAACTGTTGATGAGATTTTAAGAGAGGTAATCAAAGACTATGACAAGCTTCACGACAAGATAATAATGGTAAACGGAAAGGTTGCGAGAGGAGATGCCATAGTCAATGACGGTGATGAAATAAAGGTAATGCCGGTACTAAGTGGTGGCTGA
- a CDS encoding class I SAM-dependent methyltransferase family protein yields MKKRKTQLIKPRIREILSKKLPQGLVDLLPKHWVQIGDVLILPLREELLPYKYEIAKVYAEVLGVKTVLRKGWILGEFREPHYEVIYGEDTVTVHKENGILYKLDVARVMFSPANVKERVRMASIARPNELVVDMFAGIGHLSLPIAKHCKAKVIAIEKNPYTFKFLVENIELNKVQDRMTAYNIDNREFPGENIADRILMGYVIKTHEFIPKALEIAKDDAVIHYHNTVPEKLMPKEPFATFERVAREYGYEAELLESRIIKRYAPGVWHVVLDVRVYKK; encoded by the coding sequence ATGAAGAAGAGAAAGACCCAACTCATAAAACCTCGAATAAGGGAGATACTAAGCAAAAAGCTTCCCCAAGGGTTAGTTGATCTTCTCCCTAAGCATTGGGTTCAAATTGGGGATGTTTTGATTCTACCGCTTAGAGAAGAGCTTTTGCCGTACAAATACGAAATAGCCAAAGTTTATGCTGAAGTTTTGGGGGTAAAGACCGTCTTAAGGAAAGGCTGGATTTTGGGAGAATTTAGAGAGCCTCATTATGAGGTTATTTACGGCGAAGACACGGTAACGGTTCACAAGGAGAACGGTATTCTCTACAAGCTTGATGTGGCAAGAGTGATGTTCTCTCCAGCTAATGTTAAGGAAAGGGTTAGAATGGCAAGCATAGCAAGACCAAATGAGCTTGTTGTAGATATGTTTGCTGGAATTGGGCACCTCTCGCTCCCAATAGCAAAGCACTGCAAAGCCAAGGTTATTGCAATTGAGAAAAATCCATACACGTTCAAGTTCTTGGTAGAGAACATTGAGCTCAATAAAGTTCAAGATAGAATGACTGCTTACAACATCGATAATAGAGAGTTTCCTGGAGAGAACATTGCAGACAGAATTCTTATGGGCTATGTGATTAAAACTCATGAATTCATTCCAAAGGCTCTGGAGATTGCGAAAGATGATGCAGTAATCCACTATCACAACACTGTTCCTGAAAAATTAATGCCCAAAGAGCCTTTTGCAACATTTGAGAGAGTAGCAAGAGAATATGGCTATGAGGCTGAGCTTTTGGAAAGCAGGATAATCAAACGCTATGCCCCTGGAGTTTGGCATGTCGTTTTGGATGTGAGGGTGTATAAGAAGTAA
- the cas4 gene encoding CRISPR-associated protein Cas4 codes for MSDELLEFYASEALTCPRRIYFRLKGYPEKWPEFVKVRLNQGVKTHNILGEILSRRFGFELEKHMILRSSRLGFEIHGRIDAYRDFPIEIKGKTSLPRLPYEYHLAQLNIYLRWAESEYGYLYYIKLDENPHRVLKWIDFSNFPIVKGKNFKAFEIPYDEKLFKETVKQFYMVKKHYEKDKPPEGWKNYMCKFCPYYYICYGNGFEL; via the coding sequence ATGAGCGATGAGCTGCTTGAGTTCTATGCAAGTGAGGCTTTGACATGCCCTCGTCGAATATACTTCAGACTCAAAGGGTATCCCGAAAAGTGGCCAGAATTTGTCAAAGTTAGACTAAATCAAGGTGTTAAGACTCATAACATTTTGGGTGAAATTTTAAGCAGAAGGTTTGGCTTTGAGCTTGAAAAGCACATGATTCTCCGCTCTTCTCGTTTGGGTTTTGAGATTCACGGAAGAATTGATGCCTATCGGGATTTTCCCATCGAAATAAAAGGCAAAACTTCCCTCCCAAGGCTCCCCTACGAATATCACCTTGCCCAGCTGAACATCTATCTAAGATGGGCTGAAAGCGAATATGGTTATCTTTACTACATAAAGCTTGACGAGAATCCCCATAGAGTTTTGAAATGGATAGACTTTTCAAACTTCCCAATAGTTAAGGGGAAAAACTTCAAGGCCTTTGAAATTCCCTATGACGAGAAGCTGTTTAAGGAAACCGTAAAGCAGTTCTACATGGTAAAAAAGCATTATGAAAAAGATAAACCTCCAGAGGGATGGAAGAACTATATGTGCAAGTTCTGTCCCTATTATTACATCTGTTATGGGAATGGCTTTGAACTCTGA
- a CDS encoding TrmO family methyltransferase: protein MYTVQIHRIEENRIYVDWIDADDGTPIADIKIFVERLDCSTGRKVEEWELDIGNARQIGGLNLIPRVSEHLDELEEVSPEEYIALVVELGAKTTHLTAKELVELIKVLEEVYEKLPVEIKDKLKSQSSKPFP from the coding sequence ATCTATACGGTTCAAATTCACAGAATTGAAGAGAACAGAATTTATGTTGACTGGATTGATGCTGATGATGGGACGCCAATAGCTGATATAAAAATCTTTGTTGAGCGTTTAGACTGTTCAACAGGAAGAAAAGTCGAGGAATGGGAGCTGGACATTGGAAACGCACGGCAGATAGGTGGGCTCAATTTAATTCCAAGGGTAAGCGAGCATCTCGATGAGCTTGAGGAAGTTTCTCCAGAGGAATATATCGCTCTTGTTGTGGAGTTGGGGGCCAAGACAACGCATCTTACAGCTAAAGAGCTTGTAGAACTTATAAAAGTGCTTGAGGAAGTCTATGAAAAGTTGCCAGTGGAGATAAAGGACAAATTGAAATCTCAGAGTTCAAAGCCATTCCCATAA
- a CDS encoding TrmO family methyltransferase, whose amino-acid sequence MEKFKITPVGIVRKDKVETILEIFPEFKDAIDGLHEGDWIKLILWFHKSDTPEKRQILKVHPYNNPQNPLTGVFATRSPVRPKSFSHLYGSNSQN is encoded by the coding sequence ATGGAGAAGTTTAAAATCACACCAGTTGGAATTGTGAGAAAGGATAAAGTGGAGACGATTCTAGAAATCTTTCCTGAGTTTAAGGATGCCATTGACGGCTTACATGAGGGGGACTGGATTAAGCTTATTCTCTGGTTTCATAAAAGCGACACCCCAGAAAAGCGGCAAATCTTGAAAGTTCACCCATACAACAATCCGCAAAATCCCTTAACTGGAGTTTTCGCTACCCGCTCTCCAGTGAGGCCTAAATCCTTTAGCCATCTATACGGTTCAAATTCACAGAATTGA
- a CDS encoding MBL fold metallo-hydrolase — MGVRKLGEDLYLYPGSPSTMIKLYDGKAVLVDVGHGSGRHKDLLREVRKLGSEAKALLATHGHADHISVAVKIDKPLFMHRFEFSIAESPLNRELLTFGSKAPKGFLVFQFPHEVKVHAVFEWNDELFGLNTIKLNGHSPGMTGFMDEENAVIYAGDSFLGERIIQAVGVPYLVDVELFKASIMQLYNYVIEGFLLVPSHGKPVKGEEAEKLLEFNLQRVEEAEKKILELLEKPMSISELSYHLAKEFKAKVTPQTLALNQVSIRAFIAELYNKEMIEAVVKNDLKWKVR, encoded by the coding sequence ATGGGAGTGAGAAAGCTAGGTGAAGACTTATATCTTTATCCTGGAAGTCCTTCAACCATGATAAAGCTCTATGATGGGAAAGCTGTTCTTGTTGATGTTGGACATGGAAGCGGGAGGCATAAAGATTTGCTGAGAGAAGTTAGAAAGCTCGGAAGCGAGGCTAAAGCTCTTTTGGCAACCCACGGGCATGCTGACCATATAAGCGTGGCTGTAAAGATTGATAAGCCTCTTTTCATGCATCGCTTTGAGTTTTCGATTGCTGAAAGTCCCCTCAACCGAGAGCTTTTAACGTTTGGCTCAAAAGCTCCTAAGGGATTCTTAGTGTTTCAGTTTCCCCATGAGGTAAAGGTGCATGCCGTTTTTGAATGGAATGATGAGCTCTTTGGATTAAATACAATTAAGCTCAACGGCCATTCACCAGGAATGACTGGGTTTATGGATGAAGAAAACGCTGTTATATATGCAGGGGACAGCTTCCTTGGGGAAAGGATAATCCAAGCTGTTGGAGTTCCCTATTTAGTTGATGTTGAATTATTTAAAGCTTCAATTATGCAATTATATAATTATGTAATTGAAGGGTTTCTGCTGGTACCATCTCATGGAAAGCCCGTCAAAGGGGAGGAAGCCGAAAAGCTGCTTGAGTTCAATCTTCAGAGAGTTGAAGAGGCTGAAAAGAAAATTTTAGAGCTGTTAGAGAAGCCAATGAGCATAAGTGAGCTGAGCTATCATTTAGCTAAGGAGTTTAAGGCAAAAGTAACGCCTCAAACATTAGCTTTAAACCAAGTCTCAATAAGGGCATTTATAGCAGAGCTCTATAACAAAGAAATGATTGAAGCTGTTGTTAAGAATGATTTAAAGTGGAAAGTGAGGTGA
- a CDS encoding HD family hydrolase has protein sequence MIKLFLEIGKLKRLPRMGWLLRGIPNPESVADHSFRVAFITLLLADELKEKGININVEKALKIALLHDLGESKITDLPLEAQRYIDKKKAEKKAVMELLLEVGDKSFEYFRLFEEYEEESSLEGRLVKFADKLEMVLQAYEYEKAGFRDLDEFWSALEYLKKSEFYEHFRELINEIEKLRKG, from the coding sequence ATGATTAAGCTTTTTCTTGAGATAGGGAAGCTTAAAAGGCTGCCGAGAATGGGTTGGCTGCTTAGAGGAATCCCAAATCCGGAAAGTGTGGCAGACCACAGCTTTAGGGTTGCGTTTATTACTCTTTTATTGGCTGATGAGCTTAAAGAGAAAGGCATTAACATTAACGTTGAGAAAGCTTTGAAGATTGCTCTTCTTCATGATTTAGGGGAATCAAAGATAACTGATCTTCCCCTGGAAGCTCAAAGATACATAGACAAGAAGAAAGCTGAAAAAAAGGCTGTTATGGAGCTTTTACTTGAGGTCGGAGACAAAAGTTTTGAGTATTTCAGGCTGTTCGAGGAGTATGAGGAAGAGAGCAGTCTAGAGGGGAGGTTAGTTAAGTTCGCAGATAAACTTGAGATGGTTCTTCAGGCGTATGAATATGAGAAAGCTGGCTTTAGGGATCTTGATGAGTTTTGGTCCGCTCTTGAGTATTTAAAGAAAAGCGAATTCTATGAACACTTTCGAGAACTCATTAACGAAATTGAAAAGCTTAGGAAAGGTTAA
- a CDS encoding GTP-binding protein yields the protein MPKRVKFGHHYYYIVLPDDLKDNKFRGKNVVLEGVIEDKPTIEFLPMELPSYRTTFRINGLKIEFSGTPYIGIGDQVKVYGRFVGDGIIARAIETEKALYVSEE from the coding sequence ATGCCAAAGAGAGTAAAGTTTGGTCATCACTACTATTACATTGTTCTCCCCGATGATTTAAAGGATAACAAGTTTCGTGGCAAAAACGTTGTCCTCGAAGGAGTTATAGAGGATAAGCCTACCATAGAGTTCCTTCCCATGGAATTGCCCAGTTATAGGACCACCTTCCGGATAAATGGATTGAAAATTGAGTTTTCTGGAACTCCGTATATTGGCATAGGGGATCAAGTAAAAGTTTATGGCAGATTCGTTGGTGACGGCATAATAGCGAGAGCTATAGAGACTGAAAAGGCATTGTACGTCTCGGAGGAGTAG